The Cynocephalus volans isolate mCynVol1 chromosome 12, mCynVol1.pri, whole genome shotgun sequence sequence GATAACAGTGAGCTCCCTAAGGTGAAGAACTTTGTCCTGTTCATCTCTGTACCTTCTGGCACTACCCATAGCATTGGGTCTGGCATGCAGAAAGCACTCAAGTGGCGAAAGAACATGCGTCTAATGCTAAAATACCAGAAAGTAGCCAACATCAATTAGTGGAAAGCTGTTAGCTTATTCTGTTAACTTGATTGGTCATTATTCTACTAATTTTGAAcatctatttttcaaaatgaactCAAAGAACACCTTTTCACATCTCTCAACTGCCCCAAGCAGAGTgcactaagtgaaagaaagtggGTTTACCTTCTTCTATGAATTCTAAGTATCAGCCAGAATAAGCCATAGTATTCCTGAACTTATACTTGGCACAATGGGAGAATAACTCGATTAAGAAAATCCATGAATAATTAAGATTGCTCCCATTTTTGTACCAGACTAGGCCATTGGTAATATTTCATACTTTACATCATTCCAACAGATTCCCCTGACTCTCCTAAAATCCCAGTGGTTCACCTCAGCTGCTTAACTCCAAGTCCACTTATTACTCAAGAAGAACCTGCTTCATCTCCTGTCCCCCACCACACTTTAAAAAACGTTTtaccttttctcctctctctctctctctgtccttttcttcttttttcttttttttctcactatGCCCATCTGTATGGAGGCCATgaagtggtgggggaggggcagctgcTCCAGTGTATGGGATGCTGGGAGGAGGGCCAGGGGCCACCACAACCTCTCCCACTGCTGTAGCAGAAAGTCCTGAACTTCTCTTGGACTTGGAGTGTCGCTTCTCTTTATGCTTCTCCTTGTCCttcttctttttgctcttctttgatttctttttcttcttgatttcccGGTAAGAATCATCTATCACTAGCTCCCCAGCCTCCAGCTCCCCACCAGAAGATGAGTCTGATTCTACTAGAATAGGCTCAAGCCCTGAAAGATCAAGGTTAGCATTGTGGGATTCTGGGAACTGAGAGGCATCAGACCCACAGCACTCAGGGCCAGGAGATGAATGTGGGTCTGAGGATGACTTGTGCTTCTTCCGGGCTGTCTTAAGAAAGCTCTGTAACTCGTGTCCTAGGAGTAAAGCACCTTGCTCATCCCGAGCTGATTTCTTAGAGGATTTTTTCACAGTCGCTTGTTGAGAGGGGTACTGGAAGGACTCCTCATCAACTGAGCTGCTTCCTTTCTCCTTTGGTGAGAGAATAAGTTTCATCTTTAAACCATCAGGCTCACGAAGGGTCAGTGTCTCTGTGTTCACGTAGAGTGGTTTCATTTTCTTGGATTTGTGGGAGCCACCATCCTCCAGGGCTAGTTCCCCACCGCTCCCACTTACTTTCTTCCTGTGGTGTTCCTTTTTACTCTCCGAATGGCTTGAAGAGCTAGAGGATTTCTCCCCTGTCTTTCTGGAGGGCTTGGAGGCTGATGCCAGTGGGGAAGTGATAGCTTTCAATAGGTCCATAGCTGTATCGGTAGATTGCGGgctggactttttctttttcttctgtgacGATTCCAAAGACGAAATGTCTAGAAATAATCAAAAGAAGTACTGTCAATATGACAGGAAGCAACTTCTAACAAGTTTCCTCCCTCTTACCAAAAACACCCAACTAACACGAGGAAGAGGCTAACAGGAATAATTGGCAGGGAGACCCTTTAACTGATTCCTAACATTCAGAGGTGATGCCCATGTGCTTCTTGGCTTGGCAGATTCTGCCCCTCACCCTGGAGACAGTTCTTGCTACCAGAGTTGTTTCTCTTCACTGAGTCTTCACAAGCAACTAAAGAGAGCACACCCAGAAGAATGGACGATAGCCGTGGGATTATTAGGAGTTATGATTTTAGATTAGACTGCAGACAGAGAATCATTTGTTTCTGTGTTCAAAACAAACCCATTCTGGAAAAAGGTTAGTCTCGTCAGCTATGTGCATAACATAGCTAAGAAAACAGGTTTTGTGAAGTGATATAGACTGGTTGAGAAGTGACCCACAGGTACAGGCCAGATGGCCCAAGCACTAAATATGGCAAAAGGGATGCTAGGTAACAATGGGTACAAGATAAGTGGATgatcgggggggggggagaaggaaCCTGGTACCTGGTGTATCACAAATGAAGACTGTTCTTCTATGCTGAATCCTCCAAAATACCAGCCCTCCACCTTTCTGCTCCTTCACACTGGTTTATCGGCACTCAGAACAAGAACCACTGTCCTGTTAAATAGGCCACTGAGTCAGCAACATCTGGATCCTTTTCCCCTACCCCGACTCCAAGAACCAGTGATGTGTTTATCCCACCTGTAGCCCTTTCCCATCCTTACCTCCATAGTAGTAATCATCAGGAGAGTGCTTCCTCTTCTTCTTGTGTGTGTCCGTGCCCAAGAAATAAAGTTCGCTATCCTGCAATTAAAGAGTAAGAAAAATCGACCAATAATAAGATGATGAAACAAAAGCAGTCTGGAACTACTCTTGTCCTTTGATGATTTTTGACTTTGGAAAACAAAGTAAAGTACATGaagtaataaaaatagataagaacaatgttttacttttctaaagtttttaaaagatactttctTCTTCAAATATTAGGAAGTATGATAAGTAGATTAAAACTTTCCTAATTCAAATGTTTAGAATTTACCTTTAACTTCTTCTTGGAAGAATTCCTGACCTGAGCAgcaatttcttcctcttctcttaaaaaatctttgtaagAACGTTTCTTTTCTCGTTGACTTCGGCCAGCTGCAAGTCCTATGTCCTCAAAGGGGTGATCACCATCAAAGCAATCTGAGAAGCAAAGGTTCATTtgggaaaggaaatgagaaagtcaAATAAGTAACGACCAAATCACCACACATGTAATGCAACAGTCCCTCTATTTCcaaattaaaatgtttccatAAGTCCACCGAAGTACAGGGCTAGACCCAGGGGGACAAGAATATCTGTTGATGACCTGGCTGCAAATATAGGAATGAAACCTGAAGAAACAACGCTTCCATGCTATACAAAGGCCCAATGTGTATCCTCAGACATGGTTTCTTAGTTGCGATTTGGCAGGTGGACACAGACTTGCTGAAAAGAATAAGGATTCATGTGCTGCGCTGCTCTGTTGGAGTCCAATATGTGATTCCTATCCCGACTCCTGCACACTGGAGCTGGCAAGGACCAAGAGTGCTGCAGTGGATCACCCCAATAAACTAAGAGACTCATATTTCAGACTCTCATATTAGAACCCCTGATCTGGTTTTCGTTTCCATGGGCCCAGTCTGGGGATGATGTGGAGGCTGAGTGTCATAACAGTGTTCTGGACCATCACTTGGGAGTCCAGGCTGTGGTGCCCAGTCCTGGACTCTACATCCATGGGCTGCAAGGATTGAAGAGGATACCCCCTTTGGAATGCTTCTCAGATTAAGGGGCCATACCTTCTTTCTTCACGGAGTCATCATAAGCCATGGCGGTCCTGCAGGGCCTTTGGGAATATGCCACTGTGTCCAGGCTCCTTCCCGTCTACAGGACCAGGTctgagaaacaaagaaggaaaaccCTCCTGTAACGCGAGATCACTGTGGAGAAGCAACCTTCCAGAAGAAAATGCGTAGTGATCCAAGGGCCGACTGGAAGGGCAGCAAGAAATAAAGGAGTGTCTTCTCACCTCCTCATTCTGTTTGCAAATATAACGGGGTTGAAACTGCAGGAAGTATACTAGGCTTAATTAGATTGGATTCACGAGTTAAAGTTTGCTTTTGGGGAAGCTTATAAAAACTCCTATATGAAAAATACTTCCAAAATTAATGAGAATTTCTGAAATGCCAACAGGATTGATAATACCTGACATTAAGTCAGAGGGATAGGTTCAATCATGTTTAAAAAATGCACAGATAAAGCAAGatgcagagaaagacagattacACCAAACACTTGGAAGACCATAAAACCCTACCAACTGGATTGGTCAAACAGTGACATCTATTGTATTGCaactaaaacagaaatattaaCAGTATAGGGATATTATAGATCTTTGttgtgtaatatttttaaatgcattttgttGAGCTTTATGAATATgctcaaattcatagaagcataAAAGTAGGTATACTGCTTACATTCATCAGTCATAAGGCTTGTTTTAACACTAACAAACCTTTCTTAAAGGCTAAATGAAAATGGTGAGAATTATCATGTCCACTGGTGATGAAATTTTTATGATCATTAAGATCTTCACTAAGAagaattattataatttaaatgttttaaatattgtattacattttaaaaactttttttggcATTCAAGTTTACATGTCTATTTTGACTTTGAGATGACAATGCTATAAACTGCACAATAGTCTTCAAATACTTGAAGGACAAGCAATGTCACAAGTCCTGCAGAAGAAGTctgcagaaaatttaaaaattatatattaaatatttttaaatgctctcaTCCAGTTAGTCAAATGCTTAACAGTTAATCTGATTTGTCatttatctcaattttattttaccttattttaatgGGATTTAGAAATAATGGACACCTCAATGACACATTACTAATCCCTTGAGGTAGGTATGGATAATACTGAAGTATGTAACTTTTGTGAAAGAAAGATAAATGTGACTTATCAGGGAAACTTTTTCATAAGAGTTacccttaaaaagaaaacaaaaggaaaaattacttATTTGCACAAGTCAGATAAAATACAATGCACAGGTAGGCCTAAAttgaaaatggaaagagaaaatgaagtatTACCAAGAATGATTTACAAGTaagattaagaaaacaaacaaacaaacatataaaaaacaTTTCTCCACTTCCCTGAGAAGTGAAATGAAGAATGGACTTGCTCAAGGTAAGAGAAGCTagaataaagaaactaaattaactggattattttaaagataaccTGGAGAACTGCCTTCTCAAAGGGCTTTTTCATAGGAAATGAAGGGGATATAGTCAGGCCTCCTCTAAAAATGTCAGGAGGCAAAATACATAATGCAGCCAGTTTTTCATGTGCCATCACTTAAGTATTAAACTCTCTTAAATAGAAACTATGGTTCTCCCCTTTCCACCCATGTGGTTCTGGCTCcaaaagggaaaggaggagggagcaTGTCATAGGGAATTATCTCCATTCATTTGAAATTATCCTCTCATTGGCACAAAAATGagtttattagaaaaatatacagATCACATTAGTTTTCATATTCTGACAATGCCAAGAACTACCACAACTTGAAACCTCAAGTTAAATGCTTTTCATGCCAAATTAATTTTGGCAAAGAAAGTTTGAGAAGTAATGGCAAAAAACGTCCTAAATATTCAATGTCATAAATACAGTCATCAATCTGtcatcatcaacaacaaaatGCACTCTAAATGTAAGCAAAGGCAGGTCCTGAGACTTATTAAGCAGGCCTTCCCTTTGATAACATCAAAACTAATGTTAAGACAGTTGAGCAATCTAACAGTAAGAACAGGAATAAGTACTTCTGAAGACAGTATCAGAAATAAAATTGTGACTGTGAAAAAGCACTCATGGTCTCATAACTGCTTTGCAAAACTAAAGCTgtggattttaaaaaactgtgaaaatgaacagaaaattagGAACTGCTCCTCAGAGCTACAGCCAACACAAAAAACATGTGCTGGTGTTAGGACTATGTATTAGAATCAGGACTGCTactgtttaaattttcttaaaaacactttagaacattttataaattacagGATTAAATAacctgtagaaaaaaaaaagaatagggtCTCAAAATAAGCCCAATTCACTAAAGAACTGGGACAGCCAAGAGTTTGAAAAACTAAGATTAGATACAATGGACTATATCATTCACAGCTTGGGCAAACTGATGGGCCCTGAGTTTCTAGGTTCCTTAAAATCAGGATATCATTGCAGCTCAGGGGTTAGTTTTGGTTACTGACTCACGGAAGAAAGATGATACCAGATAAAGAAGTCTCAAGCAACAGTGTGAAAGGCAGAGTTTAGGCAACATTTACATAAGATCAGATGAACCCCTGATATTCCTTCCAGATCTTGAATATCATCCATGATAAATTCAGAGTTCAGGGGTAGGGAGCAGATtgcattaataaaaatgaaaaatcttagGTTTGAGTTTCACATTAGAAAACAGAGGTCATAATTATTAAATGTTGGCAAATGTAAAACAGGTGTTAAAATCCATTCTCCGAATTCCATAATTTTGGAGTTTATAAAATTCAATGTTGTCAACTTCAAGAGGCAGGGATAATTTTACAGTTATGTTTGTCTCGGTGTGCTAAGAGATGACAACATAAGTAAAAGTTCATTATTTAATACTGTTTATGGAAATAAGAAACATGCcatcataaaaatgtatatttatgaaATGTGCAAATTGTTAAATGGCTCTCCTGGGACTTTTCTTCAGGATATGAAAAGGGGGAGGCAGGATTGTTCTTCCACTTGTAGATGAATATGTTGAGTTATGTTCAGGCATAGGTCTTCAGGACCAAAGTGgtgagggaaaaaattaaaatcaccagaTACAGTTactttgaaaactgaaattatactggaaaaaaaagtttttcagtaGGTGATTTTTTCAGGTAATCTGAGTCCCAGCAATCACTAACAAGTTTCTTCATGATGTGAATGAGTGTtggaaaaaagggaacaaagTAAGCCCCTTAAGGTGGGCATTGAGAGAAACCCCTGAAATCCAGGTCTAGTCCACGTTGAGAGCCGTGTCCAAGATTCCACGTTGTCTTCTTCCAACATTCCATTTAGAAACTCGAATTGCCAGTCAGTGCAGGTAAAGGAAGATGCACATCCAGCTGTTGCCAGTTCCTGAAATTTTGTTGCTTCTAGGATATGAGCAGGTGACGTCCTCTTATTTTCGTCTAGGTTTCCTCCAATCTCTGAACACAGCGACTCCGATTTCTTGCCACTCCCTTCTCTGAGGACCTACCTATGCAGCACTCACAGCCCCTGCCAGCTCTGGAAGCTGCAGAGATCCCAACAGCCTGGGATGGGGATTGAATCCTCTCATTGCAGTGCAATTAAGCGGAAGCACGACCACCGTACAGATTGGCTGACAACACACATTTCCGTAAGACCAGCATCACAAATTTTGACAAGCCTTGTCCAATCGACAGGCTTTATTTTGGATCAGTTTTGTATTTATTCTGCTAGGAGGGAATATAATCAGCCACCAGTTTAGCCATCAGAAAACAAGGGAGGTAGATGTTTCTGTTCTTttgcataatataaaataaagtgaagCTACAAGTAGTTGGGGAGGGAAAATGGGCCTCTGTGGATATGACTCCCACTACGAAGGCACGTTCAAACTGGGTCGCACGCAAAGAACACACACAATACCAGGTTCTTTCTACAAACAGCCCCTAGGCCCACCACTTCTGTGCTTCCCACGGCAAACCAGCGGGATTCTCCCGGCAGTTTTGCAGCAACAGCTAGTTCAACAAAGCTCtgtgaagaggaaaagaagagagctCCTCGCATGCTCTCCTGCCAGCCGAGGACCCAGCCCCCCGTCGCCCCGGCCCTTTCCACCTGACAGCCCCAGGGACCCCTGCATCCCGGGTCCCGAGGCGGAGCTCGGCCCCGACCCGGGTTCCCGCGTCGCCGGCGGCCTCAAGGCTCCCCCGAGGGCGGAGACGGCCCGGACAGAGGGAGGGGCGCCCCAGCCCGCAGGCCCCCGGGGCGGCCGCACGCCCCCTCCCGGCCCCGCAGCTTTCCCGCCTTCCCCATTTGAACAGCTCCCGCCCGCCCGCCTCCTTCGGCCCGCTCCAGCCCCTTCCCGGGGACGGCTGTGGCCGCTACTCCAGTCCCCGGCTCGGCCCCTGGACTAGGCCGCAACGGGCCTGGGGCGCCCCCGGGGCCGTGTCGCGGGTCCAGCGCGGCGGGTAGAGGCAGGGCGGGGCCAGTGCCGCCTCGGAGTGGGGTCCTAGCCCGGTCTCGTGGGGGCTCCGCTCGCCGCTACCTTCACTCGGCTCGCCCGGATCCCGCCCCAGCGCCGCCGACCGCCGCCATCttggagaaggagagaaaagcgCGAGCGGCCAGGGAGCCTCAGTCGAGCCCAGAGCGCAGACTCCGGCGCCGGAGGGGGAATCCCCACCGAGAGGGAACGCCGAGCGCATCGAATGAAGTTCTGAGCTGGCTGAGCTCGGGAGCTggtatttattgagaatttgctctgtgccaggcttggGCTAGCAGCTTTACGAACACTTATCATTTAATTATCATTTAATCACTCACTGTATCCCTGTGAGGGAGGTTTTGTAGCATTTTTTCAGAagagaaacaggctcagagagggtatgTAACTCGCCCTACAATGCACAGGTGGTTGGAACGGGAGGCAGGATACTACAAGTCTTCTGATTCTTAATGCAGTGCCTTTCCCAAAAGACTATGCTCTTTCTTTCAAGATGTTTTTATAGAGTAATCCTCGTCTTTGCAAAGCCTAGATTCGTGTGGATTATTGGCAGTGGTGCTTATTTGCAATTTAGTATCTATATTTGCATGTTGGCATATCCGGGGTGAGGTGGAAGAACATATTTTTGTAACAGTGCACTGTAAAATAATTTGCATGGCGAATCGTCTAATTTCTCCCTCATAAATTACtttcatttaaaagttaaaaacagtCTTTAGAAAGATGAAGAGATGTCATATACAGAAGAGAGCCCGATTTTTCTGATTTGTTGTGAAGAACGTGGACCCAAGGGTAGAAGTTACAGAATCTGGCTTAATACGAAGAACttatttttccagcaccattcaATAGTATAATGGGTTACTTTGTGAATGGTGAGTTCCCCCTCACCAGAGGAGTCCAAGCAGAAGCTGGTGTTTTAGTTGGTGTAAAGCGGTGGGGTTAGAGATACAGATTGGCTTCTAGAGTTGTGAAGCCCATGAAACTCTGTGCAAAATAATGTATTTGTGTGATTTTCCAAAGATTAAGAACCTCTGCCCTAGTGGGCTATCCCTTCCCGGATTGGAAGTGTGCTTGAAGACGATGTAGTCATGAGACCAAGAGAATCGAGGTGATTTGTCTCAGACCACACTGCTAATTAGTGATCAGAAAGGGTTAAAGCCAGATGGTTGACTCTTGGTTTGGTGCAATTTTTGCCATATCGTGCTCTCTCCCCTTGTGTACTGAGTTGAAGATTGAATTCTCTTTAATCACTGCCCTTACAACTGTGAGATGCTGAGATGTTAAAACTCCTGAGACAAAGTTGCTGAATTTATTCCCAAAATGTAAATGCaagtaataaataaaactagCATCATGGCCTTCTTTTCAGAAGCCCCCAGCCTGCTCACCAAAAACATGGGCAATGAATTTCACCAGAAGGTATTTATTAGATTGCATTTCTGGGACACGTTGCCTGACGTTAGCTTTCCCTCTGTGGTGTTTAAGAGCCTGaagaatgtatttcttttttgttcttcagTACCCTGGGTGTATTGGTCAAGATGTTTTCAGCTGTAAGTGACAGAAGCCCAATTCAAAATAGCTCACAagaaaaagggaatttattggctcacgTTATTGAAATGTCCAGTActttcaggcatggctggatccagggagGAACTCAAGCCAGTCCCTGACATCTCTCTGTGGTGCTTTCCTCTGAGTTGGCTTTATTCTCACACTCAGGTGGTGACTCCAACAGCTCCAGGCTTTATTATCTTCACTGCTGGCAGTACATCTGGGGAGAaagtttctttttcccttttgctttGGCAAGTCATGAGATCGACTCATTGCCTGAATTGGGTCATGTGTCCAAATGGAAAGTAATCACTGTGAGCAAAGGTGTGGGATAGGCTGATTGGCTAAATTAGGTCATGTTCTCACCCCCGAAAGTAGGGTGGGGTAGACCTAGGAAAAGTCAGGGGTTATTGTCAGAAAGCGAATAGATGTCAGGTAGGCAAAAACAGTAGCTGTCCACACAATGTACCACTAGCTTGGACCTGAATGCCTCATGAGTCCCATTTGTCCCATTTCTTTTATCAGATCTGAGGATGGGGCATATCAGGTTCTTGCTTATCTTAAATTCCCATAGACCTAAAGTTGGATCGCTCCTCAGCCTACTCTCTTGACCACAAAATGCTATTAACTTGCTCCCAGTCTTGGATCACTCTACATGCATTCgttcttttaacaaatatttattgaaaacacaGCATGTGTCAGACATTGTCCTAGGTGTTGGGAATAGAACAATGAACAAAGTCAGAGTCCTTGACCccctggagcttacattctagttgggTTTgggaacaggaaataaaaatagacacatgtgaaaacaagacaaaaaaaacaacacaaaaaacccacattGAGAGAGAAGTTGGCTCTCTGGACAAGGGGTCCAGAGATTCAAATCCTTCCCTCTTAGCTCTGTTTTCTCAGGCTGGCAGTTCCTATATGTTTAAAGTCATGGCCACAGATAGCCTGGGCTTACATCCTTAGTCTCCTGACCTGAGAGGAAAGAGAGCTTTCCCACACCAGCTCCAtgcggggggaaaaaaaaaaaaaacagggaagaaCTCCAATTGGTTGTCATGGGGTCATGTGATCAGTCTGTATTGTGATGAACTGTTCTTGGCAGAACCACAAAGCTGGAATAGGGCAGGAACAGTTCCAGAAAAGAAATGGGGATCTATTGTGGGGAAACAAATAATAAGAATGCCCTATTGTGAAGCAATGATACTCTGCTCCTGCTTTTGAGAAACTTATTATCTTCtctgtgagtgcatgtgtgcacatgtgtgttttgTGGGAAATGTAAAACAAGTTCATAATAACCAtgatacaaattaaaaagaaagatgtgCCACAATAGATGTGTCTTCCCCCATTGGGCTCTTACAACAGCTTCCTAACTGATTCTTGTCTCCCAGACACCCTTCCCCTTCCAAGTCCATCCTGTCATAGCCTTCAGGATAAAGCACAGCTAAGATGAAGTTATGCTATAGCTAATAAAATTTTATCAGTTCCATTTCGCCCACATGACAAAGGGCAAACCCTTTACTGTCAAGAACTCTCTTAGTCTGCCTCAAATTCCTTGTCAGCCTCCCTCCTTCACATCCCTTAACTCCGGGCTCCACCCACCCTGATCTTCTCACGGTTCCCTCAGCATGCAGTGCCCTGTTATGCATACATGCCATCGTGCACACATTTCTTTGTCTGGTGTGGGCCCCACACTGCAccgcttttgccagctcttgacATTgatagacaaatggataaagaaaatgtgctatatatgggggtacttcaaataAGTTCACGGAAGAGTAGAATTTAAAGAGAATACAgtctggctggttggctcagttggttagagcatggtgttgaagcaccaagtcaagggttgggatccccataccggccagctgccaaaaaagaaaaaagataacatgatctttccatgagctttttgaagaccccctcatatatacaatgggatattacaTTATTCAGTCTTAACagaaaggaaatcctgccatttgtgacaacatggatgaacctggaggacatcatgctaagtgaaataagccaattacagaaggacaaatactgcaggattccacttacatgaggtatctagaatagtcaagctcatagaaacagagaatgcAATAGTGGTCGCAGCAGCTCGAGGGTGGGGGAAATGGAAAGTTGTTccatgggtataaagtttcagttatgcaagatgaataagttctagagatctgcctACAACATAGTGCCCACAGTTAGCAATATGATGTTGTGTACTTCAAAATTTGTTAAGACGGTAAATCTTATGTTTTGTTACCActgaaaacaaccaaacaaaacaccaaaaacaaaaacaaagggacacaaggaaactttgggaggtgtTGGATATGTCTATTACCTTAATTGTGATGATGGTATCAAGGGTGTTTGCATATGTACAAGCTCCCAAACTGTGCACATTGAatatgtgtggggtttttttgtatatCTATTACACCTCAGCAAAGCTGTTAAGAAAAGattagacaaaacaaaacaaaaatctaactTGAATGTCCCCTTCTCCAAGTCATCTTCTCATGTTCCTCCACACCTGGTAACATGCTTGTATTTCTGCACTTCCTGCATTGTGTCGCGATAATCCTTTTTCATACCTTGTTCCCCTAATCCTCAAGGACAGGGTCTATATCTACGTCATCTCTGTCCCTCTGCGTGCATGGTAGGTACTCAGTGAATGCTTTTGATTGGATGTTGTTGAATGAAGAGTGGGACAAAATTTTTCTTGAGACTCAGAGGAGTAGGAAATGAGAAATGTTTGGGAAAGTCATAGAGGGTGTATTGACAAAGGGATTGGTCTGCCCAGTCCATCTCTCATTTTCTGTAGCAGGTGATGTCACTGCCTAGGCTACAGGAGTGGGCACATAATTCCAGCCAAGGTAATTGCTTATGTAGGTTtaaatgcaattcctatcaaaatctcagcaaactttttttgtagTTATAGACtatattattctaaaatttatatggaaaggcaataAGTTAGAAtagtaaaacaattttgaaaaagaagaatatggTGCAAGGAATTAGTCTATcttatttcaagacttattatagaCAATAATCAAGACTCTGTGGTATTGGCAGAGGGAGAGACACATAGATCATTGAACAGATAACAGCatgtagaaattattttatactatatgccctactgatttttgacaaaggggaaaaaagaattcaATCAAGGAAAGACAG is a genomic window containing:
- the HMGXB4 gene encoding HMG domain-containing protein 4 isoform X1, which gives rise to MAYDDSVKKEDCFDGDHPFEDIGLAAGRSQREKKRSYKDFLREEEEIAAQVRNSSKKKLKDSELYFLGTDTHKKKRKHSPDDYYYGDISSLESSQKKKKKSSPQSTDTAMDLLKAITSPLASASKPSRKTGEKSSSSSSHSESKKEHHRKKVSGSGGELALEDGGSHKSKKMKPLYVNTETLTLREPDGLKMKLILSPKEKGSSSVDEESFQYPSQQATVKKSSKKSARDEQGALLLGHELQSFLKTARKKHKSSSDPHSSPGPECCGSDASQFPESHNANLDLSGLEPILVESDSSSGGELEAGELVIDDSYREIKKKKKSKKSKKKKDKEKHKEKRHSKSKRSSGLSATAVGEVVVAPGPPPSIPYTGAAAPPPPLHGLHTDGHSEKKKKKEEKDRERERGEKPKKKNMSAYQVFCKEYRVTIVADHPGIDFGELSKKLAEVWKQLPEKDKLIWKQKAQYLQHKQNKAEATTVKRKASSSEGSVKVKASSAGVLSPQKKSPSTTMLLPASPAKAPETEPIDVAAHLQLLGESLSLIGHRLQETEGMVAVSGSLSVLLDSIICALGPLACLTTQLPELNGCPKQVLSNTLDNIAYIMPGL
- the HMGXB4 gene encoding HMG domain-containing protein 4 isoform X2 gives rise to the protein MDLLKAITSPLASASKPSRKTGEKSSSSSSHSESKKEHHRKKVSGSGGELALEDGGSHKSKKMKPLYVNTETLTLREPDGLKMKLILSPKEKGSSSVDEESFQYPSQQATVKKSSKKSARDEQGALLLGHELQSFLKTARKKHKSSSDPHSSPGPECCGSDASQFPESHNANLDLSGLEPILVESDSSSGGELEAGELVIDDSYREIKKKKKSKKSKKKKDKEKHKEKRHSKSKRSSGLSATAVGEVVVAPGPPPSIPYTGAAAPPPPLHGLHTDGHSEKKKKKEEKDRERERGEKPKKKNMSAYQVFCKEYRVTIVADHPGIDFGELSKKLAEVWKQLPEKDKLIWKQKAQYLQHKQNKAEATTVKRKASSSEGSVKVKASSAGVLSPQKKSPSTTMLLPASPAKAPETEPIDVAAHLQLLGESLSLIGHRLQETEGMVAVSGSLSVLLDSIICALGPLACLTTQLPELNGCPKQVLSNTLDNIAYIMPGL